The following proteins are co-located in the Synchiropus splendidus isolate RoL2022-P1 chromosome 14, RoL_Sspl_1.0, whole genome shotgun sequence genome:
- the LOC128770870 gene encoding cAMP-regulated phosphoprotein 19-like, with protein sequence MSVEDVETRVSEEPQEMDDQVICPEKAEEAKLKARYLNIGTKPGGSDFFRKRLQKGQKYFDSGDYNMAQARMKNMQLPSAMKEKAEITGGHIPTPQDLPQRKTSIVTSKLAG encoded by the exons ATGTCTGTGGAAGACGTGGAAACGAGGGTCTCCGAGGAACCGCAG GAAATGGATGACCAAGTGATCTGCCCTGAGAAAGCAGAGGAGGCTAAGCTGAAGGCCAGGTATCTTAACATTGGAACAAAGCCTGGTGGGTCAGACTTTTTCAGAAAACGACTTCAGAAAGGG CAAAAGTATTTTGACTCTGGTGACTACAACATGGCACAAGCGAGGATGAAAAACATGCAGTTGCCGTCAGCCATGAAAGAGAAGGCCGAGATCACCGGCGGTCACATCCCAACCCCTCAGGACCTGCCTCAGAGAAAGACTTCAATTGTGACAAGCAAACTAGCTGGTTGA
- the LOC128770779 gene encoding unconventional myosin-Va-like isoform X1, translated as MAASELYCKHARVWLPDAEEVWKSAELLKDYTPGDHQLLVQHEDGTTVEYKMDPSTNDLPPLRNPNILVGENDLTTLSYLHEPAVLHNIRVRFIDSKLIYTYCGIVLVAVNPYENLPIYEADIISAYRDQNMGDLDPHIFAVAEEAYKQMSRDRQNQSIIVSGESGAGKTVSAKYAMRYFAMVSGSSEEACVEQKVLASSPIMEALGNAKTTRNDNSSRFGKYIEIGFDKKQHITGANMRTYLLEKSRVVFQTEGERNYHIFYQLCASSALPEFKSFKLGCAEDFLYTNQGQSSVIDGVDDAEEMRNTRAAFELLGIGDRDQMAMYQILAALLHLSNVDVKEHSADSSHILPDCPHLKVFCDLIGVSFEDMAHWLCHRKLQTTTETFVKKVSKVHAVNGRDALAKHIYAQLFSWIVDTINKALKCAGEQHSFIGVLDIYGFETFEVNSFEQFCINYANEKLQQQFNQYVFKLEQEEYMKEQIPWTLIDYYDNQPCIDLIEAKMGVLDLLDEECKMPKGSDDTWAQKLYNTHLKQKALFDKPRLSNRAFIIFHFADKVEYQCVGFLEKNKDTVNEEQINVLKKGKFEFLLKLCDDAEKPMRPSGRIKKDTKKTVGLQFRQSLKLLMETLNATTPHYVRCIKPNDLKTPFYLDPVRTVQQLRACGILETIRISAAGFPSRWTYQEFYSRYRVLLRRKDVLSDKKQTCRKLLEKLIHDRDQYQFGNSKIFFRAGQVAYLEKLHSDKLRTACVRIQKTIRCWLARKKFLKLKASAITIQRHVRGHQARCYVRLLRRTRAAVVIQCNMRMWASRRQYQKQRTAAVIIQCFWRSQKARKQYYKMMYEHKAVIMQKWVRGWLARVRFRRRLDAIILLQSCVRRMIAKRELKKLKVEARSVEHFKKLNVGMENKIMQLQHKINEQQKENRELNERLDAVGRTIATEKERLGREIENLQRAEQEARVKAERLPSLLDQLSVLQEELGYIRKERDELEHQVKVYKERTNKTVEELNMKNSLLNSEKNELNKLIQQQSQQLTEIGSNTDVKQLKKELSEERSNYQNLLSVHLQLEELHKDLKQEMDLDIFSQKKSDSNYSSNSSELSQSLESTDDEENAMHKDDSVDLPVLLKLQRKVSELERDKHMLLQQLERREEAQQKSVKDLTEQKNAGRAELDLETLKRQELESENRKLKQDLSELRKSLTIENADTMPPAPGTQTYNTLLEQLNSSTEELEMRKEEVLLLRSHMVRQEALKHKDSVLAEGVNLDLGEGPSFQDVDKSTEIKTLNEDGELWLAYEGLKETNRLLECQLKKQESLFDEKYKKLREELKKMKEEKQQQEKLLDQTLQLPEDARVEACLKFEITRLARENLELVEKQEKQDRNMRKLKKQLKVYMKRIEQYEETAHQNNDLTLNPALRMVNITRKEKEYQGMLEYKIGDVTRLVKNLVMDLRARGVAVSLIPGLPAYIFFMCLRFADSINDDRRVSTLLNSIISGIKGVIKRRGDDFEVVSFWLANSCRLLNCLKQYSGDESYMQHNTNKQNEHCLSNFELSDYQRLFGDLSIQIYRQLIKCMENILHPLIVAGLLENENIQGVLGSKPTGLRKRSPSLPEDDGVTIEVLLKQLSVFYNTMRQHGMDLELIQQVVKQQFYIICAVTLNHLLLRKDMCSWSKGLQIRYSVWQLEEWLTERELADGGAKAMLEPLVQAAQLLQIKKKTEADAQAICNMCTHLNTAQIVKVLTLYTPVIEFEERVTTTFISTIKDLLKDRDESATMMMDAKKIFFVTLPFSPSSVALESIQIPASLNLDFLTRI; from the exons ATGGCAGCCTCGGAGCTTTACTGCAAG CATGCCCGTGTATGGCTGCCAGATGCAGAGGAGGTGTGGAAGTCAGCAGAGCTTCTCAAAGATTACACTCCTGGAGACCACCAGCTGCTTGTGCAACACGAAGATGGCACG ACGGTGGAGTACAAAATGGACCCTTCCACGAACGACCTTCCTCCGCTCCGGAACCCCAACATCCTGGTGGGGGAGAACGACTTGACGACCCTGAGCTACCTGCACGAGCCTGCCGTTCTGCACAACATCCGAGTTCGCTTCATCGACTCCAAGTTGATTTACACTTACTGTG GAATAGTTCTTGTGGCTGTGAATCCTTATGAGAACCTCCCCATCTATGAAGCCGACATCATCAGCGCCTACCGAGACCAGAACATGGGCGACTTGGACCCTCATATATTTGCTGTTGCTGAGGAGGCCTACAAACAGATGTCCAG AGATCGACAGAACCAGTCCATAATAGTCAGTGGTGAGTCTGGAGCTGGGAAAACAGTCTCAGCCAAATACGCAATGCGTTACTTTGCCATGGTCAGCGGCTCATCGGAGGAGGCCTGTGTGGAGCAGAAGGTTCTGGCGTCAAGTCCcatcatggag GCGCTGGGCAATGCCAAGACAACCAGGAACGACAACAGCAGTCGATTTGGGAAGTACATTGAAATTGGGTTCGATAAGAAGCAGCACATCACTGGAGCTAACATGAGAACGTATTTACTGGAAAAATCCAGAGTTGTGTTCCAG ACAGAGGGGGAGAGAAACTATCACATCTTCTATCAGCTGTGTGCCTCTTCAGCGTTACCAGAGTTTAAATCCTTCAAATTAG GTTGCGCTGAAGACTTCCTCTACACGAACCAGGGTCAGAGCTCGGTCATTGATGGCGTGGATGATGCCGAAGAGATGCGCAACACCAGGGCGGCTTTTGAACTGCTCG GAATTGGCGACCGTGATCAGATGGCAATGTACCAGATCCTGgcagctcttcttcatctcagcaACGTAGATGTGAAGGAGCACAGCGCCGACAGCAGCCACATCTTG CCTGACTGTCCACACTTGAAGGTGTTTTGTGACTTGATTGGCGTGTCCTTTGAAGACATGGCTCACTGGTTATGCCACAGGAAGCTCCAAACCACGACTGAAACATTTGTCAAGAAGGTCTCCAAAGTTCATGCAGTTAATGGACGCGACGCTTTGGCCAAACACATTTATGCTCAGCTGTTCTCTTGGATTGTGGACACCATTAACAAAGCGCTGAAGTGCGCAGGGGAGCAGCACTCGTTCATCGGGGTGCTGGACATTTACGG GTTTGAGACGTTTGAAGTGAACAGTTTTGAGCAGTTTTGTATCAACTATGCCAATGAGAAGCTTCAGCAACAGTTCAATCAG TACGTCTTTAAACTGGAACAAGAGGAATACATGAAAGAGCAAATACCCTGGACTTTGATTGACTACTATGATAACCAGCCGTGCATTGATCTCATCGAGGCCAAGATGGGGGTCCTGGACCTTCTGGACGAGGAGTGCAAA ATGCCCAAAGGTTCTGATGACACATGGGCCCAGAAACTTTACAACACCCATCTGAAGCAAAAAGCCCTGTTTGATAAACCAAGGTTATCTAACAGGGCTTTTATTATTTTCCACTTTGCTGACAAG GTGGAGTACCAGTGTGTGGGtttcctggagaaaaacaaggacACAGTTAATGAGGAGCAAATAAATGTACTGAAAAAAGGCAAG TTTGAATTCCTGCTGAAACTGTGTGATGATGCTGAGAAGCCCATGCGACCCTCAGGGAGGATCAAAAAGGACACTAAAAAGACAGTTGGACTGCAG TTTCGACAGTCGCTGAAGCTGCTGATGGAAACACTCAACGCCACCACTCCTCACTATGTCCGCTGCATCAAACCAAATGACCTGAAAACACCCTTTTA TTTGGACCCGGTCAGAACAGTGCAGCAGCTGCGAGCGTGTGGAATCCTGGAAACCATCCGGATCTCAGCGGCCGGCTTCCCGTCCAG GTGGACCTATCAGGAATTCTATAGCCGTTACAGGGTTCTCCTGAGACGTAAGGATGTGCTGTCTGACAAAAAACAGACGTGCAGGAAGCTCTTGGAGAAACTCATTCAT gacaGAGACCAATATCAGTTTGGCAATAGTAAGATATTTTTCAGGGCGGGTCAAGTGGCTTACCTTGAGAAGCTGCATTCTGACAAGCTGCGCACGGCTTGTGTCCGCATCCAGAAAACAATCCGCTGCTGGCTGGCGCGCAAGAAGTTCTTGAAATTAAAAGCTTCTGCCATCACAATCCAGAGACATGTGCGAGGTCACCAAGCGCGGTG CTACGTCAGGCTTCTGCGAAGGACGAGGGCCGCTGTGGTTATTCAATGCAACATGCGTATGTgggccagcaggaggcagtaCCAGAAACAaagaactgctgctgtcatcatCCAGTGCTTCTGGAGGTCACAGAAGGCCAGAAAGCAGTACTACAAG ATGATGTATGAGCACAAAGCTGTGATCATGCAGAagtgggtgagaggctggtTAGCCAGGGTGAGGTTCAGACGTCGCCTGGACGCCATCATCCTGCTGCAGAGCTGTGTGCGGCGAATGATAGCcaagagggagctgaagaagctgaaggTGGAGGCTCGCTCTGTGGAGCACTTTAAAAAGCTCAACGTGGGCATGGAGAACAAGATCATGCAGCTACAACACAAGATCAACGAGCAG caaaaagaaaacagagagcTCAATGAGAGGCTGGATGCTGTGGGAAGGACCATCGccacagagaaagaaagacTCGGCAGAGAGATAGAAAACTTacagagagcagagcaggagGCCCGAGTGAAGGCGGAAAGGCTTCCCTCTCTTCTGGACCAGCTCTCTGTCCTTCAGGAGGAGCTGGGTTACATTCGCAAAGAGAGAGATGAACTGGAACATCAAGTCAAGGTGTACAAGGAGCGAACGAACAAG ACAGTGGAGGAATTAAACATGAAGAACAGCCTTCTGAACAGTGAGAAAAATGAACTGAACAAGCTGATCCAGCAACAGTCGCAGCAGCTAACAG AGATTGGATCCAACACGGATGTGAAACAGCTGAAGAAAGAACTGAGTGAAGAACGCTCCAACTACCAGAACCTGCTCAGTGTCCACCTGCAACTGGAAGAGCTTCACAAAGACCTGAAGCAGGAAATGGACCTGGACATT TTTAGTCAGAAGAAGTCAGACTCCAACTACAGCAGCAACTCATCGGAGCTAAGCCAAAGCTTAGAATCGACAGACGATGAGGAAAACGCCATGCACAAG GATGACTCAGTGGACCTGCCTGTTCTCCTGAAGCTCCAGAGAAAAGTGTCAGAACTGGAGAGGGACAAACACAtgttgctgcagcagctggagaggagagaggaggcgcAACAAAAGAGTGTCAAA GACCTGACCGAGCAGAAAAATGCTGGCAGAGCAGAACTTGACCTGGAAACTCTCAAG CGGCAAGAGCTGGAGTCTGAGAACAGGAAGTTGAAGCAGGACCTGAGTGAGCTGCGGAAGTCTCTGACCATTGAGAACGCAGACACAATGCCTCCTGCTCCCGGCACTCAGACCTACAACACTCTTCTAGAACAGCTCAACTCCTCCactgaggagctggagatgcGGAAAGAAGAAGTTCTTCTCCTTCGTTCACACATGGTTCGCCAAGAGGCTCTCAAACACAAG GACTCGGTGCTGGCAGAGGGAGTGAATCTGGATCTTGGTGAAGGACCTTCATTCCAAGATGTTGACAA GTCCACAGAGATCAAAACCCTGAATGAAGATGGAGAGTTGTGGTTGGCCTATGAGGGGCTGAAAGAGACAAACAG GCTGCTGGAGTGTCAGTTGAAGAAACAAGAAAGCCTGTTCGATGAAAAGTACAAGAAGCTTCGGGAGGAGCTGAaaaagatgaaggaggagaagcagcagcaggagaagctaCTGGATCAAACCCTCCAGCTGCCTGAGGATGCTCGTGTGGAGGCGTGTCTGAAGTTTGAGATAACACGACTGGCTCGTGAGAATCTG GAGCTTGTGGAGAAACAGGAGAAgcaagacagaaacatgcggAAGTTAAAGAAGCAGCTTAAAGTATACATGAAAAGAATCGAACAATATGAAG AGACAGCTCATCAGAACAACGACTTGACCTTGAACCCCGCCCTGAGAATGGTCAACATCACTCGCAAGGAGAAGGAATACCAGGGAATGTTAGAATACAAAATAGGAGACGTCACTCGGCTGGTTAAAAATCTGGTCATGG acCTGAGGGCCCGCGGTGTAGCCGTCAGCTTGATTCCAGGACTTCCTGCCTACATCTTCTTCATGTGCCTTCGTTTCGCCGACAGCATCAATGACGACCGGAGAGTCAGCACTCTACTCAACTCCATCATCAGCGGCATCAAGGGCGTCATTAAG AGGAGGGGAGATGATTTTGAGGTGGTCTCTTTCTGGCTGGCTAACTCGTGTCGGCTGCTCAACTGTCTAAAGCAGTACAGCGGAGACGAG agctACATGCAGCACAACACCAACAAACAGAATGAGCACTGCCTGTCAAACTTCGAACTCTCCGACTATCAGAGACTTTTTGGAGATCTGAGCATCCAGATTTACCGTCAGCTCATCAAGTGTATGGAGAACATCCTGCATCCTCTAATAG TTGCGGGTTTGCTGGAGAACGAAAATATCCAGGGGGTTTTGGGCTCCAAACCAACAGGCTTGAGAAAGAGGAGCCCGAGTCTCCCGGAGGATGATGGGGTGACCATCGAAGTCCTTCTCAAGCAGCTGAGCGTCTTCTACAACACCATGAGGCAGCATGGCATGGACCTGGAGCTCATCCAACAAGTGGTCAAGCAGCAGTTTTACATCATCTGTGCGGTCACGCTCAaccacctgctgctgaggaaggaCATGTGCTCCTGGAGTAAAGGCCTGCAGATCAG
- the LOC128770779 gene encoding unconventional myosin-Va-like isoform X2: protein MAASELYCKHARVWLPDAEEVWKSAELLKDYTPGDHQLLVQHEDGTTVEYKMDPSTNDLPPLRNPNILVGENDLTTLSYLHEPAVLHNIRVRFIDSKLIYTYCGIVLVAVNPYENLPIYEADIISAYRDQNMGDLDPHIFAVAEEAYKQMSRDRQNQSIIVSGESGAGKTVSAKYAMRYFAMVSGSSEEACVEQKVLASSPIMEALGNAKTTRNDNSSRFGKYIEIGFDKKQHITGANMRTYLLEKSRVVFQTEGERNYHIFYQLCASSALPEFKSFKLGCAEDFLYTNQGQSSVIDGVDDAEEMRNTRAAFELLGIGDRDQMAMYQILAALLHLSNVDVKEHSADSSHILPDCPHLKVFCDLIGVSFEDMAHWLCHRKLQTTTETFVKKVSKVHAVNGRDALAKHIYAQLFSWIVDTINKALKCAGEQHSFIGVLDIYGFETFEVNSFEQFCINYANEKLQQQFNQYVFKLEQEEYMKEQIPWTLIDYYDNQPCIDLIEAKMGVLDLLDEECKMPKGSDDTWAQKLYNTHLKQKALFDKPRLSNRAFIIFHFADKVEYQCVGFLEKNKDTVNEEQINVLKKGKFEFLLKLCDDAEKPMRPSGRIKKDTKKTVGLQFRQSLKLLMETLNATTPHYVRCIKPNDLKTPFYLDPVRTVQQLRACGILETIRISAAGFPSRWTYQEFYSRYRVLLRRKDVLSDKKQTCRKLLEKLIHDRDQYQFGNSKIFFRAGQVAYLEKLHSDKLRTACVRIQKTIRCWLARKKFLKLKASAITIQRHVRGHQARCYVRLLRRTRAAVVIQCNMRMWASRRQYQKQRTAAVIIQCFWRSQKARKQYYKMMYEHKAVIMQKWVRGWLARVRFRRRLDAIILLQSCVRRMIAKRELKKLKVEARSVEHFKKLNVGMENKIMQLQHKINEQQKENRELNERLDAVGRTIATEKERLGREIENLQRAEQEARVKAERLPSLLDQLSVLQEELGYIRKERDELEHQVKVYKERTNKTVEELNMKNSLLNSEKNELNKLIQQQSQQLTEIGSNTDVKQLKKELSEERSNYQNLLSVHLQLEELHKDLKQEMDLDIFSQKKSDSNYSSNSSELSQSLESTDDEENAMHKDDSVDLPVLLKLQRKVSELERDKHMLLQQLERREEAQQKSVKDLTEQKNAGRAELDLETLKRQELESENRKLKQDLSELRKSLTIENADTMPPAPGTQTYNTLLEQLNSSTEELEMRKEEVLLLRSHMVRQEALKHKDSVLAEGVNLDLGEGPSFQDVDKSTEIKTLNEDGELWLAYEGLKETNRLLECQLKKQESLFDEKYKKLREELKKMKEEKQQQEKLLDQTLQLPEDARVEACLKFEITRLARENLELVEKQEKQDRNMRKLKKQLKVYMKRIEQYEGRCHLCYLHLLDCSDSWCLLAETAHQNNDLTLNPALRMVNITRKEKEYQGMLEYKIGDVTRLVKNLVMDLRARGVAVSLIPGLPAYIFFMCLRFADSINDDRRVSTLLNSIISGIKGVIKRRGDDFEVVSFWLANSCRLLNCLKQYSGDESYMQHNTNKQNEHCLSNFELSDYQRLFGDLSIQIYRQLIKCMENILHPLIVAGLLENENIQGVLGSKPTGLRKRSPSLPEDDGVTIEVLLKQLSVFYNTMRQHGMDLELIQQVVKQQFYIICAVTLNHLLLRKDMCSWSKGLQIRYSVWQLEEWLTERELADGGAKAMLEPLVQAAQLLQIKKKTEADAQAICNMCTHLNTAQIVKVLTLYTPVIEFEERVTTTFISTIKDLLKDRDESATMMMDAKKIFFVTLPFSPSSVALESIQIPASLNLDFLTRI from the exons ATGGCAGCCTCGGAGCTTTACTGCAAG CATGCCCGTGTATGGCTGCCAGATGCAGAGGAGGTGTGGAAGTCAGCAGAGCTTCTCAAAGATTACACTCCTGGAGACCACCAGCTGCTTGTGCAACACGAAGATGGCACG ACGGTGGAGTACAAAATGGACCCTTCCACGAACGACCTTCCTCCGCTCCGGAACCCCAACATCCTGGTGGGGGAGAACGACTTGACGACCCTGAGCTACCTGCACGAGCCTGCCGTTCTGCACAACATCCGAGTTCGCTTCATCGACTCCAAGTTGATTTACACTTACTGTG GAATAGTTCTTGTGGCTGTGAATCCTTATGAGAACCTCCCCATCTATGAAGCCGACATCATCAGCGCCTACCGAGACCAGAACATGGGCGACTTGGACCCTCATATATTTGCTGTTGCTGAGGAGGCCTACAAACAGATGTCCAG AGATCGACAGAACCAGTCCATAATAGTCAGTGGTGAGTCTGGAGCTGGGAAAACAGTCTCAGCCAAATACGCAATGCGTTACTTTGCCATGGTCAGCGGCTCATCGGAGGAGGCCTGTGTGGAGCAGAAGGTTCTGGCGTCAAGTCCcatcatggag GCGCTGGGCAATGCCAAGACAACCAGGAACGACAACAGCAGTCGATTTGGGAAGTACATTGAAATTGGGTTCGATAAGAAGCAGCACATCACTGGAGCTAACATGAGAACGTATTTACTGGAAAAATCCAGAGTTGTGTTCCAG ACAGAGGGGGAGAGAAACTATCACATCTTCTATCAGCTGTGTGCCTCTTCAGCGTTACCAGAGTTTAAATCCTTCAAATTAG GTTGCGCTGAAGACTTCCTCTACACGAACCAGGGTCAGAGCTCGGTCATTGATGGCGTGGATGATGCCGAAGAGATGCGCAACACCAGGGCGGCTTTTGAACTGCTCG GAATTGGCGACCGTGATCAGATGGCAATGTACCAGATCCTGgcagctcttcttcatctcagcaACGTAGATGTGAAGGAGCACAGCGCCGACAGCAGCCACATCTTG CCTGACTGTCCACACTTGAAGGTGTTTTGTGACTTGATTGGCGTGTCCTTTGAAGACATGGCTCACTGGTTATGCCACAGGAAGCTCCAAACCACGACTGAAACATTTGTCAAGAAGGTCTCCAAAGTTCATGCAGTTAATGGACGCGACGCTTTGGCCAAACACATTTATGCTCAGCTGTTCTCTTGGATTGTGGACACCATTAACAAAGCGCTGAAGTGCGCAGGGGAGCAGCACTCGTTCATCGGGGTGCTGGACATTTACGG GTTTGAGACGTTTGAAGTGAACAGTTTTGAGCAGTTTTGTATCAACTATGCCAATGAGAAGCTTCAGCAACAGTTCAATCAG TACGTCTTTAAACTGGAACAAGAGGAATACATGAAAGAGCAAATACCCTGGACTTTGATTGACTACTATGATAACCAGCCGTGCATTGATCTCATCGAGGCCAAGATGGGGGTCCTGGACCTTCTGGACGAGGAGTGCAAA ATGCCCAAAGGTTCTGATGACACATGGGCCCAGAAACTTTACAACACCCATCTGAAGCAAAAAGCCCTGTTTGATAAACCAAGGTTATCTAACAGGGCTTTTATTATTTTCCACTTTGCTGACAAG GTGGAGTACCAGTGTGTGGGtttcctggagaaaaacaaggacACAGTTAATGAGGAGCAAATAAATGTACTGAAAAAAGGCAAG TTTGAATTCCTGCTGAAACTGTGTGATGATGCTGAGAAGCCCATGCGACCCTCAGGGAGGATCAAAAAGGACACTAAAAAGACAGTTGGACTGCAG TTTCGACAGTCGCTGAAGCTGCTGATGGAAACACTCAACGCCACCACTCCTCACTATGTCCGCTGCATCAAACCAAATGACCTGAAAACACCCTTTTA TTTGGACCCGGTCAGAACAGTGCAGCAGCTGCGAGCGTGTGGAATCCTGGAAACCATCCGGATCTCAGCGGCCGGCTTCCCGTCCAG GTGGACCTATCAGGAATTCTATAGCCGTTACAGGGTTCTCCTGAGACGTAAGGATGTGCTGTCTGACAAAAAACAGACGTGCAGGAAGCTCTTGGAGAAACTCATTCAT gacaGAGACCAATATCAGTTTGGCAATAGTAAGATATTTTTCAGGGCGGGTCAAGTGGCTTACCTTGAGAAGCTGCATTCTGACAAGCTGCGCACGGCTTGTGTCCGCATCCAGAAAACAATCCGCTGCTGGCTGGCGCGCAAGAAGTTCTTGAAATTAAAAGCTTCTGCCATCACAATCCAGAGACATGTGCGAGGTCACCAAGCGCGGTG CTACGTCAGGCTTCTGCGAAGGACGAGGGCCGCTGTGGTTATTCAATGCAACATGCGTATGTgggccagcaggaggcagtaCCAGAAACAaagaactgctgctgtcatcatCCAGTGCTTCTGGAGGTCACAGAAGGCCAGAAAGCAGTACTACAAG ATGATGTATGAGCACAAAGCTGTGATCATGCAGAagtgggtgagaggctggtTAGCCAGGGTGAGGTTCAGACGTCGCCTGGACGCCATCATCCTGCTGCAGAGCTGTGTGCGGCGAATGATAGCcaagagggagctgaagaagctgaaggTGGAGGCTCGCTCTGTGGAGCACTTTAAAAAGCTCAACGTGGGCATGGAGAACAAGATCATGCAGCTACAACACAAGATCAACGAGCAG caaaaagaaaacagagagcTCAATGAGAGGCTGGATGCTGTGGGAAGGACCATCGccacagagaaagaaagacTCGGCAGAGAGATAGAAAACTTacagagagcagagcaggagGCCCGAGTGAAGGCGGAAAGGCTTCCCTCTCTTCTGGACCAGCTCTCTGTCCTTCAGGAGGAGCTGGGTTACATTCGCAAAGAGAGAGATGAACTGGAACATCAAGTCAAGGTGTACAAGGAGCGAACGAACAAG ACAGTGGAGGAATTAAACATGAAGAACAGCCTTCTGAACAGTGAGAAAAATGAACTGAACAAGCTGATCCAGCAACAGTCGCAGCAGCTAACAG AGATTGGATCCAACACGGATGTGAAACAGCTGAAGAAAGAACTGAGTGAAGAACGCTCCAACTACCAGAACCTGCTCAGTGTCCACCTGCAACTGGAAGAGCTTCACAAAGACCTGAAGCAGGAAATGGACCTGGACATT TTTAGTCAGAAGAAGTCAGACTCCAACTACAGCAGCAACTCATCGGAGCTAAGCCAAAGCTTAGAATCGACAGACGATGAGGAAAACGCCATGCACAAG GATGACTCAGTGGACCTGCCTGTTCTCCTGAAGCTCCAGAGAAAAGTGTCAGAACTGGAGAGGGACAAACACAtgttgctgcagcagctggagaggagagaggaggcgcAACAAAAGAGTGTCAAA GACCTGACCGAGCAGAAAAATGCTGGCAGAGCAGAACTTGACCTGGAAACTCTCAAG CGGCAAGAGCTGGAGTCTGAGAACAGGAAGTTGAAGCAGGACCTGAGTGAGCTGCGGAAGTCTCTGACCATTGAGAACGCAGACACAATGCCTCCTGCTCCCGGCACTCAGACCTACAACACTCTTCTAGAACAGCTCAACTCCTCCactgaggagctggagatgcGGAAAGAAGAAGTTCTTCTCCTTCGTTCACACATGGTTCGCCAAGAGGCTCTCAAACACAAG GACTCGGTGCTGGCAGAGGGAGTGAATCTGGATCTTGGTGAAGGACCTTCATTCCAAGATGTTGACAA GTCCACAGAGATCAAAACCCTGAATGAAGATGGAGAGTTGTGGTTGGCCTATGAGGGGCTGAAAGAGACAAACAG GCTGCTGGAGTGTCAGTTGAAGAAACAAGAAAGCCTGTTCGATGAAAAGTACAAGAAGCTTCGGGAGGAGCTGAaaaagatgaaggaggagaagcagcagcaggagaagctaCTGGATCAAACCCTCCAGCTGCCTGAGGATGCTCGTGTGGAGGCGTGTCTGAAGTTTGAGATAACACGACTGGCTCGTGAGAATCTG GAGCTTGTGGAGAAACAGGAGAAgcaagacagaaacatgcggAAGTTAAAGAAGCAGCTTAAAGTATACATGAAAAGAATCGAACAATATGAAGGTAGATGCCATTTATGTTACCTGCATTTACTGGACTGTTCTGATTCCTGGTGTCTGCTTGCAGAGACAGCTCATCAGAACAACGACTTGACCTTGAACCCCGCCCTGAGAATGGTCAACATCACTCGCAAGGAGAAGGAATACCAGGGAATGTTAGAATACAAAATAGGAGACGTCACTCGGCTGGTTAAAAATCTGGTCATGG acCTGAGGGCCCGCGGTGTAGCCGTCAGCTTGATTCCAGGACTTCCTGCCTACATCTTCTTCATGTGCCTTCGTTTCGCCGACAGCATCAATGACGACCGGAGAGTCAGCACTCTACTCAACTCCATCATCAGCGGCATCAAGGGCGTCATTAAG AGGAGGGGAGATGATTTTGAGGTGGTCTCTTTCTGGCTGGCTAACTCGTGTCGGCTGCTCAACTGTCTAAAGCAGTACAGCGGAGACGAG agctACATGCAGCACAACACCAACAAACAGAATGAGCACTGCCTGTCAAACTTCGAACTCTCCGACTATCAGAGACTTTTTGGAGATCTGAGCATCCAGATTTACCGTCAGCTCATCAAGTGTATGGAGAACATCCTGCATCCTCTAATAG TTGCGGGTTTGCTGGAGAACGAAAATATCCAGGGGGTTTTGGGCTCCAAACCAACAGGCTTGAGAAAGAGGAGCCCGAGTCTCCCGGAGGATGATGGGGTGACCATCGAAGTCCTTCTCAAGCAGCTGAGCGTCTTCTACAACACCATGAGGCAGCATGGCATGGACCTGGAGCTCATCCAACAAGTGGTCAAGCAGCAGTTTTACATCATCTGTGCGGTCACGCTCAaccacctgctgctgaggaaggaCATGTGCTCCTGGAGTAAAGGCCTGCAGATCAG